A single Microbacterium protaetiae DNA region contains:
- a CDS encoding NRDE family protein, with amino-acid sequence MCTVIVRVPAAADEPVRMLAVRDEDPARPWQPLGEWWPEQPEVIGVRDVRAGGAWLAADAADGTLAVLLNRESPPVPEGMTQISRGGIVLDAVAGRLPHPTPAVLGFNLVTVDEAGVRVMMWDGASVRTVPVPPGTHMIAHHDLDDVRSPRIVAWRDAFAAADADEWMSVLERSAQLEPSDDRAIIRDNNAHGYPTQSLLLCTALVGPSGVDVRYAELARPGQWNPVRLAGPVAPA; translated from the coding sequence ATGTGCACGGTCATAGTGCGGGTGCCTGCGGCAGCGGACGAACCGGTGCGCATGCTCGCGGTGCGCGACGAAGACCCGGCCCGGCCCTGGCAGCCGCTCGGCGAGTGGTGGCCCGAGCAGCCTGAAGTCATCGGCGTGCGTGATGTGCGCGCGGGCGGCGCGTGGCTGGCGGCGGATGCCGCGGACGGCACTCTCGCGGTGCTTCTCAATCGCGAGAGCCCGCCGGTTCCAGAGGGGATGACACAGATCTCCCGCGGAGGGATAGTGCTGGATGCCGTGGCCGGGCGGCTGCCGCATCCCACCCCCGCGGTGCTGGGGTTCAACCTCGTCACCGTCGATGAGGCCGGTGTGCGTGTGATGATGTGGGACGGCGCGTCGGTGCGCACGGTGCCAGTGCCGCCCGGCACGCACATGATCGCGCACCACGATCTGGACGATGTGCGCTCGCCGCGCATCGTCGCGTGGCGAGACGCTTTTGCCGCCGCCGACGCGGACGAGTGGATGTCGGTGCTCGAGCGCTCGGCACAGCTGGAGCCTTCCGACGACCGCGCCATCATCCGCGACAACAACGCGCACGGATACCCGACCCAGTCGCTGCTGCTGTGCACCGCGTTGGTCGGCCCTTCGGGGGTCGATGTGCGCTACGCCGAGCTCGCCCGCCCCGGCCAGTGGAACCCGGTGCGGCTCGCCGGCCCCGTCGCCCCGGCCTGA
- a CDS encoding ABC transporter substrate-binding protein, with the protein MNRRSITRVAAALVTAGVAAGLLAGCAGGSGDDDANGKVTITWWHNATSGPLPAVWEQVAKDFTKEHPNVIVKQTGYQNEDLQRTLIPNALAAGDPPDLFQTWGGGETRDQVKNDYLMPLDDLIPDTIKSVGATVNGWQVDGKTYGIPYRFGIEGFWYNKDLFAQAGITSTPTTLDELKADVTKLKDAGITPIAVGAGDKWPAAHWWYQFALHSCSPDTLKAGTGSFDFSDPCWVDAGNQLKDFIGINPFQDGFLGTPAQTGAGSSAGLVANGQAAMELMGDWNAGVMGGLTPDQKVPSFLSWFPFPGIEGAAGDANAQLGNGDAFACAKNAPKECADLLAYIMSPEIQKKYAESGSGIPTVPEAQSALTDDNLKIIADTTSKASFVQLYFDTAFGTEVGNAMNEGIVNLFAGKGSAQDIVDKMTAAAKNVQ; encoded by the coding sequence ATGAACAGACGCAGCATCACGCGCGTCGCGGCGGCCCTGGTGACCGCCGGTGTCGCCGCAGGATTGCTCGCCGGATGTGCGGGTGGTTCCGGCGACGACGACGCCAACGGCAAGGTCACGATCACGTGGTGGCACAACGCGACGTCGGGTCCGCTTCCGGCTGTGTGGGAGCAGGTGGCGAAGGACTTCACGAAGGAGCACCCCAACGTCATCGTCAAGCAGACCGGGTACCAGAACGAAGACCTGCAGCGCACGCTGATCCCGAACGCGCTGGCAGCGGGCGACCCGCCGGACCTCTTCCAGACCTGGGGTGGCGGCGAGACGCGCGATCAGGTGAAGAACGACTACCTGATGCCGCTGGACGACCTGATTCCCGACACGATCAAGAGCGTCGGGGCCACTGTCAACGGCTGGCAGGTCGACGGCAAGACGTACGGCATCCCCTACCGCTTCGGCATCGAGGGCTTCTGGTACAACAAGGACCTCTTCGCCCAGGCAGGCATCACTTCGACCCCGACCACGCTCGATGAGCTCAAGGCCGATGTGACGAAGCTGAAGGATGCCGGAATCACGCCGATCGCGGTGGGCGCCGGTGACAAGTGGCCGGCCGCGCACTGGTGGTACCAGTTCGCGCTGCACTCCTGCTCGCCCGACACCCTGAAGGCGGGCACCGGCAGCTTCGACTTCAGCGACCCGTGCTGGGTCGACGCCGGCAACCAGCTGAAGGACTTCATCGGCATCAACCCGTTCCAGGACGGCTTCCTCGGCACCCCCGCACAGACCGGTGCCGGATCGTCGGCGGGCCTGGTGGCCAACGGCCAGGCGGCCATGGAGCTCATGGGCGACTGGAACGCCGGCGTCATGGGCGGTCTGACCCCCGACCAGAAGGTGCCGTCGTTCCTCAGCTGGTTCCCGTTCCCGGGCATCGAGGGCGCCGCGGGTGACGCGAACGCTCAGCTCGGTAACGGCGACGCGTTCGCGTGCGCGAAGAACGCTCCGAAGGAGTGCGCCGACCTGCTCGCGTACATCATGAGCCCCGAGATCCAGAAGAAGTACGCAGAGAGCGGCTCGGGTATCCCGACGGTTCCCGAGGCACAGTCGGCACTGACCGACGACAACCTCAAGATCATCGCCGACACCACCTCCAAGGCGTCGTTCGTACAGCTGTACTTCGACACCGCATTCGGCACCGAGGTGGGCAACGCCATGAACGAGGGCATCGTCAATCTCTTCGCCGGCAAGGGCAGCGCACAGGACATCGTCGACAAGATGACCGCCGCCGCCAAGAACGTTCAGTAG
- a CDS encoding carbohydrate ABC transporter permease yields the protein MSATTAIVTGTDHAPAPARAGRRRFDWGAPFVYFIALLVAAVAVGPVLYVIIGGFRTTADINANPGGFPSPWVLDNWIRVLASPRFWGNVMASVILAVSTTAGVVVTGIMAAYVIARYNFRGRQGLYTLFTAGLMFPLTVAALPLTLLLRTLGLHGGYLGVIIPGIAFALPTTIIILVPFLRAIPEEMEEAAVIDGASRMQFFWRIMLPLSMPGLITVGILAFVASWNGYLLPLLVISTGTLPQELWPLPLGVTQFSTQFSQDTGAVLAYTSLAMIPALAFFLSAQKRIVGGLTGAVKG from the coding sequence ATGTCCGCCACCACTGCCATCGTCACCGGAACGGACCACGCGCCCGCCCCCGCGCGGGCCGGTCGTCGCCGGTTCGACTGGGGAGCGCCGTTCGTCTACTTCATCGCCCTCCTGGTCGCCGCCGTGGCCGTCGGCCCCGTGCTGTATGTGATCATCGGCGGGTTCCGCACCACGGCCGACATCAACGCCAACCCCGGAGGATTCCCTTCGCCGTGGGTGCTGGACAACTGGATCCGTGTGCTGGCCAGCCCCCGGTTCTGGGGCAACGTGATGGCCAGCGTCATCCTTGCCGTCTCGACCACCGCCGGCGTGGTCGTGACCGGGATCATGGCCGCGTACGTGATCGCCCGGTACAACTTCCGTGGACGCCAGGGGCTGTACACGCTGTTCACCGCGGGACTCATGTTCCCGCTCACGGTCGCCGCGCTGCCGCTGACGCTGCTGCTGCGCACGCTGGGACTGCACGGCGGCTATCTCGGTGTGATCATTCCCGGCATCGCGTTCGCGCTGCCGACGACGATCATCATCCTCGTCCCATTCCTGCGCGCGATCCCCGAAGAGATGGAAGAGGCAGCCGTCATCGACGGAGCCAGCCGTATGCAATTCTTCTGGCGCATCATGCTGCCGCTGTCCATGCCCGGGCTGATCACCGTCGGCATCCTGGCGTTCGTGGCCAGCTGGAACGGGTATCTGCTGCCGTTGCTGGTGATCAGCACCGGAACACTGCCGCAGGAACTCTGGCCTCTGCCCCTGGGCGTGACCCAGTTCTCGACGCAGTTCTCGCAGGACACCGGCGCGGTGCTGGCCTACACGTCGCTGGCCATGATCCCGGCCTTGGCGTTCTTCCTCTCCGCCCAGAAGCGCATCGTGGGCGGTCTGACAGGCGCGGTGAAGGGATGA
- a CDS encoding pentapeptide repeat-containing protein, whose translation MPNKPALAAPSIAPLELRDLDDGDVARLEAHGMVDATRFEGGDVSGDDLSGLAFSECELISVTAHETQFRAARFVSTRLERMNAPVFLAARSTFRDAEIVRSRMGSMELYESDVQEVTISGSKLGWVNLRAARLRDVRFTGCTIDELDLSGAQLARVAFEDCVVETLRLDGARLTHVDLRGLDMHVIAGVEGMRGATLSHTQATLMAPLFAEHLGIKVDG comes from the coding sequence ATGCCGAACAAGCCCGCGCTCGCAGCCCCGTCCATCGCTCCGCTTGAACTGCGCGATCTCGACGACGGCGACGTCGCGCGTCTTGAGGCCCACGGCATGGTCGACGCGACCCGGTTCGAGGGCGGCGATGTCTCGGGCGACGACCTCTCGGGGCTGGCGTTCAGCGAGTGCGAGCTGATCAGTGTGACCGCGCACGAGACGCAGTTCCGCGCGGCGCGGTTCGTGTCCACGCGGCTCGAGCGCATGAACGCTCCGGTGTTCCTGGCGGCACGATCAACGTTCCGGGATGCCGAGATCGTGCGATCTCGCATGGGATCGATGGAGCTCTACGAGAGCGACGTGCAAGAAGTCACCATCTCGGGCAGCAAGCTCGGCTGGGTGAATCTGCGCGCAGCGCGGCTGCGCGACGTGCGGTTCACGGGATGCACGATCGACGAGCTCGACCTGTCGGGCGCCCAACTGGCGCGGGTCGCTTTCGAGGACTGCGTGGTCGAGACGCTGCGGCTCGACGGCGCACGATTGACGCACGTCGACCTGCGCGGCCTCGACATGCATGTCATCGCCGGTGTCGAGGGGATGCGCGGCGCCACCCTCAGCCACACGCAGGCCACGCTCATGGCGCCGCTGTTCGCCGAGCATCTCGGGATAAAGGTCGACGGATAG
- a CDS encoding carbohydrate ABC transporter permease — MSTLTTPGSAVAAGPGASPKPRRKNRSDIRKRVEIVIFVGPALIIFLGFVVLPVVLAAVYSFFNLPAAFQWDMLNGDRFVGIDNYIRAFTTPEFIKSIGNTFIIVILSLVIQGPLSIAIALLLNRKMKGRSIFRLLIFVPYVLAEVIAGIAWRLLLQPNGGVNAMLEAFGLGFLKQNWLADPSIALWTIFLIMTWKYIGFAILLMLAGLQGVPEELSEAAAIDGASWWQIQRYITLPLLGPTIRIWAFLSIIGSLQVFDIVWVTVAPTIRQMATDTMATYMVQQGQFAGQPGYGSAIAVILFVISLVIALIYQRFALRRDLSGAITRGVR; from the coding sequence ATGTCCACTCTCACCACCCCCGGGTCCGCGGTCGCCGCGGGCCCGGGGGCCTCCCCGAAACCACGCCGAAAGAACCGTAGCGACATCCGCAAGCGGGTGGAGATCGTCATCTTCGTCGGCCCGGCGCTGATCATCTTCCTCGGCTTCGTCGTCCTGCCGGTCGTCCTGGCCGCGGTCTACAGCTTCTTCAACCTGCCCGCCGCATTCCAATGGGACATGCTCAACGGGGATCGCTTCGTCGGCATCGACAACTACATCCGGGCGTTCACCACGCCGGAATTCATTAAGTCGATCGGCAACACGTTCATCATCGTGATCCTGTCGTTGGTCATCCAGGGTCCCCTCTCGATCGCCATCGCCCTACTGTTGAACCGCAAGATGAAGGGCCGCAGCATCTTCCGGCTGCTGATCTTCGTTCCGTATGTGCTGGCCGAAGTCATCGCCGGTATCGCCTGGAGGCTGCTGCTGCAGCCCAATGGCGGCGTGAACGCCATGCTCGAGGCGTTCGGTCTGGGTTTCTTGAAGCAGAACTGGCTCGCCGATCCGAGCATCGCACTCTGGACCATCTTCCTCATCATGACGTGGAAGTACATCGGCTTTGCCATCCTGCTCATGCTCGCAGGACTCCAGGGTGTTCCCGAAGAGCTGTCCGAGGCCGCCGCGATCGACGGCGCCTCGTGGTGGCAGATCCAGCGTTACATCACGCTGCCGCTGCTGGGACCGACCATCCGCATCTGGGCCTTCCTCTCGATCATCGGGTCGCTGCAGGTCTTCGACATCGTGTGGGTGACAGTGGCCCCCACCATCCGCCAGATGGCGACCGACACCATGGCCACGTACATGGTTCAGCAGGGTCAGTTCGCCGGTCAGCCGGGCTACGGCAGCGCCATCGCCGTCATCCTGTTTGTCATCTCCTTGGTCATCGCGCTCATCTACCAGCGCTTCGCGCTGCGCCGCGACCTGTCGGGAGCCATCACGAGAGGGGTGCGCTGA
- the coaBC gene encoding bifunctional phosphopantothenoylcysteine decarboxylase/phosphopantothenate--cysteine ligase CoaBC, with product MFVVVGVTGGIAAYKTVHLVRLLVKAGHEVHVIPTDDALRFVGLPTWEALSRHPVTTSVHDDVPQVRHVALGQAADLVIVAPATADSLAKMAAGLAGDLLGTTLLATTAPVVVAPAMHTEMWRHPATQANVATLAARGVHIVGPADGELTGGDSGPGRMLEPEEIVDRALAVLRPRDLAGLRVVVSTGGTREPIDPVRFIGNRSSGRQGVALARAAAERGAEVTLVAAHTDDGVLAEATGLAVVRAMAAADMLTAMRDAAAMADVVVMAAAVADYRPAAASDAKLTKEGSRGRGRKLELVETEDVLKALAGERRPGQTLVGFAAETSRGDELLARGRRKLERKGADLLVVNEVGWEVGFEQASNEVVILGRGGGVAAEASGTKREVADAVWDAVLAARSATR from the coding sequence ATGTTCGTGGTCGTGGGCGTGACCGGCGGTATCGCCGCGTATAAGACCGTGCATCTGGTGCGACTGCTGGTGAAGGCCGGTCATGAGGTGCACGTCATTCCGACCGACGACGCGCTGCGCTTCGTGGGTCTGCCCACGTGGGAGGCTCTCAGCCGGCACCCGGTCACCACGAGCGTGCACGACGACGTGCCGCAGGTGCGCCACGTCGCGCTCGGACAAGCGGCAGACCTGGTCATCGTCGCTCCCGCCACCGCTGACTCCCTTGCGAAGATGGCCGCGGGCTTGGCCGGCGACCTGCTGGGCACCACCCTACTTGCCACGACGGCACCGGTCGTCGTAGCCCCGGCGATGCACACCGAGATGTGGCGGCATCCCGCGACCCAGGCCAACGTTGCCACCCTCGCCGCGCGCGGTGTGCACATCGTCGGGCCCGCCGACGGCGAGCTCACCGGCGGCGACTCTGGCCCCGGGCGCATGCTCGAGCCCGAAGAGATCGTCGACCGCGCGCTGGCCGTGCTGCGTCCGCGCGACCTCGCGGGCCTGCGCGTGGTGGTCTCAACCGGCGGCACGCGCGAGCCCATCGACCCGGTGCGGTTCATCGGCAACCGCTCGAGCGGACGGCAGGGGGTGGCGCTGGCCCGCGCGGCCGCCGAGCGCGGCGCCGAGGTGACGCTGGTCGCCGCTCACACCGACGACGGCGTGCTCGCCGAGGCCACAGGCCTGGCCGTTGTGCGCGCGATGGCCGCCGCCGACATGCTGACGGCGATGAGGGATGCCGCGGCCATGGCCGATGTCGTCGTCATGGCCGCCGCGGTGGCCGATTATCGTCCGGCCGCTGCGTCGGACGCGAAACTCACGAAAGAGGGGTCGCGCGGCCGGGGCCGAAAGCTCGAGCTGGTCGAGACCGAAGACGTGCTCAAGGCCCTGGCGGGCGAGCGCCGGCCCGGGCAGACCCTGGTCGGCTTCGCCGCCGAGACCTCGCGCGGCGACGAGTTGCTCGCGCGCGGCCGGCGCAAGCTCGAGCGCAAGGGCGCCGACCTGCTCGTCGTCAACGAGGTGGGCTGGGAGGTCGGTTTCGAGCAAGCCTCGAACGAGGTGGTCATTCTCGGGCGCGGCGGGGGTGTCGCAGCTGAGGCATCCGGAACCAAACGCGAGGTCGCCGACGCGGTGTGGGACGCCGTGCTCGCCGCACGGAGTGCCACCCGCTGA
- a CDS encoding FMN-binding negative transcriptional regulator codes for MYVPHFNRVDDLDQTRRFVAAASVATLVTAGEDGVPDATLLPILWDGDRVIAHFARANEHWKRVADGASGLFIVYGPDAYVTPSWYAAKAEHGKVVPTWNYSAVHLRGAVTVHDDVDWLRDAVTQLTARHETPRAEPWAVTDAPDKFVTGQLRAIVGVEMTVEHVDAKAKWSQNRSEADRAGVIAGFEAAGRVDAASRVRTGRL; via the coding sequence ATGTACGTCCCTCACTTCAACCGCGTCGACGACCTCGACCAGACGCGTCGGTTCGTGGCTGCGGCATCCGTTGCGACTCTGGTCACCGCGGGAGAAGACGGCGTTCCCGACGCGACACTGCTGCCGATTCTGTGGGACGGCGACCGAGTCATCGCGCACTTCGCGCGCGCGAACGAGCACTGGAAGCGCGTCGCCGACGGCGCATCCGGCCTGTTCATCGTCTACGGGCCTGACGCGTATGTGACGCCGTCGTGGTACGCCGCCAAGGCCGAGCACGGCAAGGTCGTGCCCACGTGGAACTACTCGGCCGTGCACCTGCGGGGCGCGGTCACGGTGCACGACGACGTCGATTGGCTGCGGGATGCCGTGACCCAGCTGACCGCGCGACACGAGACGCCGCGCGCCGAGCCGTGGGCCGTGACCGATGCCCCGGACAAGTTCGTCACCGGGCAACTGCGCGCAATCGTGGGAGTGGAGATGACCGTCGAGCACGTCGACGCGAAGGCGAAGTGGAGCCAGAACCGCTCCGAGGCCGATCGCGCCGGCGTGATCGCCGGCTTCGAGGCGGCCGGGCGGGTGGATGCCGCGTCCCGCGTGCGCACGGGACGTCTCTGA
- a CDS encoding TetR/AcrR family transcriptional regulator, with amino-acid sequence MAVTAREKTVREGQPGKRAAILTAARELFLRDGFERTSMDAVAAQAKVSKRTVYDYYGDKERLRVEVIDDAGESLLRSLKRALAKHLSDEAPISTADVLEQALLAFSLEIGTTIIGSTDYATVFALSGKQRAEQPELMSRQLSTAPEDAVAERLAHFHEVGILDAPDARTAADHFSALTLLLAYNNQPDPAGVDPADVRRTMTAGVHAFMRAYARRS; translated from the coding sequence ATGGCCGTGACGGCGCGCGAGAAGACGGTTCGAGAGGGTCAGCCGGGCAAACGTGCCGCGATCCTCACCGCCGCCCGCGAGCTCTTTCTGCGCGACGGGTTCGAGCGCACCAGCATGGATGCCGTCGCCGCGCAGGCGAAGGTCTCCAAGCGCACGGTCTACGACTACTACGGCGATAAGGAACGTCTGCGTGTCGAAGTGATCGATGACGCGGGCGAGTCTCTCCTGCGGTCGCTGAAAAGGGCGCTGGCCAAACATCTGTCCGATGAGGCACCGATCAGTACCGCCGATGTGCTGGAGCAGGCGCTGCTCGCCTTCTCGTTGGAGATCGGTACGACCATCATCGGGTCGACCGACTACGCGACTGTCTTCGCTCTCTCAGGCAAGCAGCGTGCCGAACAGCCCGAGCTCATGAGCCGACAGCTCTCCACCGCGCCCGAGGACGCCGTCGCCGAGCGCCTCGCACACTTCCACGAGGTGGGAATTCTGGATGCACCGGATGCGCGCACGGCGGCCGACCACTTCAGCGCACTCACCTTGCTTCTGGCGTACAACAACCAGCCAGACCCGGCCGGTGTCGACCCCGCCGACGTGCGCCGGACCATGACGGCAGGTGTTCACGCCTTCATGCGCGCGTACGCGCGCCGGTCCTGA
- a CDS encoding MDR family MFS transporter — protein MTTTTPIPVGTAHPVSQRRLNLITLVLVLGAITTILDTTIVNIALDHLHMSFHATVADTQWVVTGYLLAYVAVIPVTGWACERFGTRRVWMSAVAVFMVGSLLCGFAWSLPSLIVFRVLQGIGGGMVLPVTITLITRAAGKERIGRAIATIGFIAQLGPILGPLIGGSILNSVGWNWLFFVNIPICLVALVLASIFLPVGMKDSARSLDIAGLVLLTPGVVALAYGISQAAGTNGFAAPGAWLPMVFGVVFIAAFVLRSLRAKNGALIDVRLFARRSFAFSSVITFVAGFSLYALMFLLPLFYQQIRGESVFTTGLLLIPQGLGTMCFILVNRHVAGRVDTRFVIAGGVLVSMIGILPFALAGVSGGDVILLGGQFLQGFGMAAVSLPLMTLAFASLSHEETPRGSAAFSIVKQVGAPFGVTVIAVILQHFLTGAATTPQALSAFNATFWWVLALSVVPLLFTFLMRGRKKADASSMTTPRAGDLEEEAMTAGHVDPASQSAGELTDKATASARRV, from the coding sequence ATGACCACAACCACTCCGATTCCGGTCGGCACCGCGCACCCGGTGTCCCAGCGCCGGTTGAACCTGATCACGCTGGTGCTGGTGCTCGGTGCGATCACCACGATCCTCGACACCACGATCGTCAACATCGCGCTCGACCATCTGCACATGTCGTTCCACGCCACGGTCGCCGACACCCAATGGGTGGTGACCGGCTATTTGCTCGCCTACGTCGCGGTCATCCCGGTGACCGGCTGGGCGTGCGAGCGCTTCGGGACGCGCCGCGTCTGGATGTCCGCCGTCGCGGTTTTCATGGTCGGCTCGCTGCTGTGCGGCTTCGCGTGGTCGTTGCCGTCGCTGATCGTCTTCCGCGTGCTGCAGGGCATCGGCGGCGGAATGGTGCTTCCCGTCACAATCACGCTGATCACTCGGGCGGCGGGCAAGGAAAGGATCGGGCGTGCGATCGCGACAATCGGGTTCATCGCGCAGCTCGGCCCCATCCTCGGGCCGCTCATCGGCGGCTCGATCCTCAATTCCGTCGGCTGGAACTGGCTGTTCTTCGTGAACATCCCGATCTGCCTCGTGGCGCTCGTGCTAGCGTCGATCTTCCTGCCTGTGGGGATGAAGGACAGTGCTCGGTCGCTGGACATCGCGGGGCTCGTACTGCTCACGCCCGGCGTCGTCGCGCTCGCCTACGGCATCAGCCAGGCGGCGGGCACAAACGGATTCGCCGCCCCAGGCGCCTGGCTCCCCATGGTCTTCGGCGTCGTGTTCATCGCCGCCTTCGTGCTGCGCTCCCTGCGTGCGAAGAACGGCGCGTTGATCGATGTGCGCCTCTTCGCGCGGCGCAGCTTCGCGTTCAGCAGCGTGATCACGTTCGTCGCCGGATTCTCGCTCTACGCGCTGATGTTCCTACTGCCGCTGTTCTACCAGCAGATCCGCGGTGAGTCGGTCTTCACGACCGGACTGCTGCTCATTCCGCAAGGGCTCGGCACGATGTGCTTCATCCTCGTCAACCGTCACGTTGCCGGACGCGTCGACACCCGGTTCGTCATCGCCGGCGGCGTGCTCGTCTCGATGATCGGCATCCTTCCGTTCGCCCTCGCCGGAGTCAGCGGCGGAGACGTCATCCTCCTCGGCGGCCAGTTCCTGCAGGGCTTCGGGATGGCCGCGGTCTCGCTCCCGCTCATGACGCTCGCCTTCGCAAGCCTCAGCCACGAGGAGACGCCGCGCGGCAGTGCCGCGTTCAGCATCGTCAAGCAGGTGGGCGCGCCGTTCGGGGTCACCGTGATCGCGGTCATCCTTCAGCACTTCCTCACCGGCGCGGCCACGACACCGCAGGCGCTGTCGGCGTTCAACGCGACGTTCTGGTGGGTGCTCGCGCTCAGCGTCGTGCCCCTGCTGTTCACGTTCCTCATGCGCGGACGGAAGAAGGCGGATGCCTCGTCCATGACGACCCCGCGCGCCGGCGACCTTGAGGAAGAGGCGATGACGGCGGGCCACGTCGATCCGGCTTCACAGTCCGCCGGGGAACTGACCGACAAAGCGACCGCCTCCGCAAGACGGGTCTGA